ATATTATCATACATCCTTCCTTGCTGGCATCTCACACTGTCACTACCAAAGTAACATCATCAGATCAAATCAATTAGGCTGCAGTACACATGAAATAATCAGGATGATAACTGCAGCTCGTTGTATCACAAGggcaaaaacatttccaagcacagcttgaaaataaacatcaaaaaaaTCAACCCAAAGCTACAGCTCCCCAGGTGCCATTTGACACCTTGATCCCCCTCCAGCTCTTTGCTCTGTACTGTGTACCACAAAGGTTCATGACTGAACCCTTTACAGCCAGCTACTTGTACAAAGACACAAGTCAGTCAAGGGAAACATGACATCCTATTAAGCATCTTTCCCCCGGGGAAGGAAAAGGCCTCAGCCCTACATTCTCTTTAGGTATGCTAATTTAACAGGagctaataataaaaaaaggaaatgaagaaccTGAAAGATAAGGGATTGCTTGGGCTCTCCAACTTCTATTCCTTTTCCTTAAAAGCATTCAGATGCCTACAGAGTGTGAAAACCTAATTGGAGCTGAGTCGAATGCCACAGCCCCCCATAAAACCTTCAGAATCTCCACAAAACAGAAGACTGCACACACCTGCTGACCTACTACCTTCAATTTGATTCAGTTAAGCTTACTAATAAATACAGACTTATCCAGCACAttcaaatacacaaaacaaaaatgagggCTAACCTGATAAGCACGTCATCAGTCCTAAGGCAAGCATAGCACCAGCCAGTACAGTCAAACGGTTGTACCGCATTGCCATGATGGCTGCAATGAAGAAGGTCTTATCTCCAAGTTCTGATACAATGATGACCGATATAGCAGCCACGAATGCATGAATAAAGCCCAAATTAGTCTTGTCAGTTGACTCTTCATTGACAAGATGAACTGGAGCAACTGGCGAGGATCCCTTCTGTAAGCGGAGGAggagacaaaaatgaaacaaacaccAGCTAATTAGGCTTGAACATGTAATTCACATTCAAGTTCTATGTAACTTTTCGTATACTTCATTTTGTACACACTGTGAACACCAGCTCGAAGGCTCCCAGTGCTCAAACCAGCTCAGCACATTCCAGAATCCCCGCAATAATCAGTGTTTACTCTCACGAAGATTAAGATACCTATAATCAAAAGCAGACCCGAAACAACAAAGCTGCTGTTCACGTGCTTGACCAGAGATGGCCAAGGAAGTTAACACCTCCACCAACAGAGACAGATAGCAGCATGTTTCGTCAGGAGACTCGCCTCAGTAGTGCTGGGAAGGCTGAGGTTTGATGTCTGAAACTCACGCTCCCTATCTGGCATCAAGCAGCACAAAGACAACTTCTTATTCTCTCTGTGATCACTCAATGGAGCCCCACGAATAACACTTTAAGAAGTCTGAATACAAGTAACTAATCTTAAATGTTGATAAAAGCAGGAGAGCCCTGAGCTGCAACGAGACAGGCTTTATTCTGCTTACACACACAGGGACTGCTTCCCCCCCATCAGCATGCAAAGCAATGGGGGCTtagttacaaaaatatttatctgttgAATAACATGAGCTCATTTGGCCACGCTCAGCTGTCCAGCACAAGCACCAGGTACCACCTCCCTGCTGTAGCtgactgaaagcaaacaaacaagctgctAAAACAAACTCTTTTCTTACAATGAGTGAGTTTGTCAATTGCAGCTTCTCAGATGATGACTCAAAACCACTTTTTTTATCACAGACCCCCCTAAATCACAGCCTTTCTATCTTTAGCTTGCCaaaatgctgcctttttgtttggcatgcagaaactgaaacagaaaacgttgaataatcacagaatcacagaatgacccgggttggaaggatcatgtagttccaacccccctgcctggcagggccaccaaacatacacctttactagatcaggttgcccagggccccgtccaacctggtcttgaacacctccaaggacggggcatccacaacctccctgggcagcctgttccagggcctctGCGCTCCACCTTTATCAATATTACGCCTATTGACATAACAAAAACACCGGGGCGCTTGTTACAGCGCTCTCTGCTACAACGTTACTTTTGCACTTCCCTTTCTGCCCTCACACTCCCCGTTCCCGGATAATCCTCCGCTCACTCCACGCGGTTCACCTTGACGTATGAGCGCGGAGCCGCGTTCCCGTCTCCCTCCCTCACCCAGCCCTGGGGCTCTCACTCCCTCGTTGGCTCCATTCCCCGCTCTGCCCCGGGGCCTCCATGCCACGGCAGAAgcgctccctccctccttccctccctccctcagtCCGGTGCAGCTCGGTCCCGCCTCACCTCGGCCCTcggctctgctccctgccccgCTCCCTGCGGCGCTGCCGCCGGCACCTTGTTCCTGCCGGGCTCTTCCTCCGGCGCGGCGCGCAGCCCGCCCGGCGCCGCCAGCAGCACGAGCAGCGCCAGCAAGGCCGCCCCGGGCAGCGGGGAGAGCGGCGGGGAGCCCATGGCGGCCCGCGCGGCGCTGAGGCCTCTCACGAGCGGCGCGTCATCGCTCCTCGCCGGGAGCTGCCGCCTCGCGCCGCCCGGCCCAACCGCTTCCTGCCACGGCCCGGGAGCGAGGGGCGGTGCCGCTGCTCGCACACCCGGCCCAACCGCACTGACGGCAGCGACACGACCCGCCCACGGCGCTGGGGAGGGCGGGGAATGGAGCGGGGCGCTGAGCGGGCTCGGAAAGAACGGGATGAGGTTCGGTGACGGGAAGGGCCGGCTCTGCGTTCCCCAGTCAGGGTTATGGGGTCCAAGGAGAGCAGACACTGAGGTTTTGGGGGTGTATGTACCGCGATTTAGAGCAATGAGAcgaaatggaaacagaaggtATCAAACATCTTTTAATTAAGGATATTCCcgaaatacagaaaaaaaaaactcgtCATATACAAAATATTGTGAACTATACACAAAGAAACGTGAAGGAGCTGGAACGCCAGCGGCCATCTGCTCTGTCACACAGATCTCGGCCCCTCAAGTACCATGAGGAGGATCACCCCGTCCAGGTGATAAGTGCCAGACCCACCTACAGCCCcgtgctgagcagcagcacctccgAGCTGCAGGTAGTTCCTTGCACCTGCCCACACAGCCCCCTaaggagcagggcaggctgctgTCTCCCCACACAACACAAAGGACGTCAAGGACCTGAACTTAGGATGCAATCTGCAAATTCTCTAGACTAGAGAACCTTCCACGGTTTTCCCAGATGAAGGATAAACAGGGagtgttttgtgctgtttattgctgctgctgagtgagtcacccctccagcacagcttcctCCACCGCTCCTTGTGCTCACAGTTACAAGGCGCTGCCTGGTTTTCATTACCACCAGGGAAGCACACAAAGCCAATACATCATTTGCCTCCCTCTGAAGAGTTGCAAAGAAGAGAGAACGCATATAAATATGCTTTAAGTATTGTGCAAGGCATGAAATACAGCAGCTCAAACGATTCCCTGCACTATCGTTTCTCCTCAGTTCTCATGTATATGCATTCTGGTTTGCTGCACAACAGTCGATGCTTCTTGCATTAAATAGGACTATAAAACAGAAGACCCAGTTAGAATCTCATCAGTTCTAATGAAGGTCTTCATTAAACTTCTTCACTTGTACGATACACACAGACCTTAAGTTTCCCCACATAAATTAGCAACACTGATGAGATGAAAATTATGAGTTTTTAACCTCTGTAGCATAGAGAAAGTGTGCAATTTTGCCTCGGCTTTAGTAAAACATTTCCCAGTTAGCACCAAATACACTTTAGAAGGcatatactaaaataaaaatggtatgAATGCTTTCCGATGCTTTGGGTAGGAGGTAAATCTTTCCTGATAGAACTCATGACACAAAACAGCAGCCAGTGTCTGGTTAAAAAAGACATACATCACTACAAACCACCAGGTCACATTGTGAAATCCAAACGTGATGGCCATGGATATATAGATGAGGAGTTCTGCAAAATAATGAGGGCAAGAAACTCTTTCAAACCAGTCTCCAAAAGGAATATTGTGGGTCAGGCTTAAAACCTCTCctgcaagcaaacagaaagaaatgaattgaGAACAAGGCATTAAATGAACCTTTCTACTCACCATTACAGAACAACACACTCATTAAAAGGATCATCATCATTCTCTCCATCTGATCTGGCAGCTTTTCATGTCTTAATGAAGTAAGGCATCACCCTCTGGCTGTTTATGTAAATACATagaaggaaatgtatttttagccCTTATGGAGAAAGAAGTGAGGTCGCAGAGGAGCGGCACAAGTCCTACGCATTATATTTTGTCTGTTCTTGGGATGACAGAAGCCAGACCCTTCAGTCTAACGTATGGAGAAACACACATACATACGTGACATCCAGCTGTCTGATCTCTTCATTTAACCTGCTGAAAATCTTAAGAGTGCCACACTACGACATGAAACAATACCGGCATTTTAAGGTGGTAGAAGCTATAAGAAGCCTATAAGAAGCAAGCAGCAAATATTACTCtatctactctgccctggtgaggcctcatctggaatactgcgtccagttctgggctccccagttcaaaaaggacagggatctcttggaaagaatccagcggagggccacaaagatggtgaagggcctggagcatctcccctgtgaggagagattaagtgaactgggtctgtttagccttgagaaaagaaggctgagaggggacttgatccaggtttataaatacctgaggtgtgggaaaCAGCGATGCCAGGGAATGGCGATGTAGTCAGCCAGCTCCGCTGCGGGAGGCCGTAATCTCCGGCGCAAGTAGCACCGTACTCCCACGGCCTATTCTGTAAGAGAGTCTTTCTCCGATATAGCGTCAGACCTGAACTTG
The window above is part of the Coturnix japonica isolate 7356 chromosome 4 unlocalized genomic scaffold, Coturnix japonica 2.1 chr4random1244, whole genome shotgun sequence genome. Proteins encoded here:
- the LOC107306864 gene encoding transmembrane protein 165-like; the protein is MGSPPLSPLPGAALLALLVLLAAPGGLRAAPEEEPGRNKVPAAAPQGAGQGAEPRAEKGSSPVAPVHLVNEESTDKTNLGFIHAFVAAISVIIVSELGDKTFFIAAIMAMRYNRLTVLAGAMLALGLMTCLSG